DNA from Spirochaetota bacterium:
ACATCCCTGAACGGGGCGATGAAATGACCGCGAATTGGCTCACGACAGCGAATGCCCGCTCCTTCAGAACAGGCGACGTCCCTTCACCGGTATTCTCCGAATTACGCGGCGACATCATGAAAAAGATACGCGGCGGCATGCGCGTCGTCCTTTTCTTCGGAACACGGCACGCGGACGATGTGACGCTCTACGTCGTGCTCGCAGAGGATGACACGTCGGAACTCCTCGTATCGTCGTCGCGCTTCCCTGCAGGCGATGAGTACCAATCGCTCACACCCGATGTACCGTCGTTCCACCTGTTCGAGCGCGAGTTCTGGGAAGACACGGGCATACGGCCCGTCGGGCATCCGTGGCTCAAACCGGTACGGTCCGGCATCGATACGCAGACACGTATGGGCGATCACCCGTTCTTTTCCATGGACGGCAGGGAGGTGCATGAAGTCGCCGTCGGCCCGGTGCATGCCGGCGTCATAGAACCGGGGCATTTCCGTTTCCAGTGTACCGGCGAAACGGTGCATCATCTTGAGATAGCGCTCGGGTATCAGCATCGCGGTGTTGAATCGCTGTTCCTTCAGGGCGATGCGCTCGGAAAAACGGCGCTCGCGGAATCGATCACATACGACGCCGTTGCGCATGCATCCTGCTACGCGCATGCCGTGGAGGCGCTTGCCGCATGCGATACCCCCGACCGTGCCCTCGCCATTCGCGCTGTAGCGCTTGAAATGGAGCGCGTGGGCGTGCATATCGGGAATCTTTCGGCGCTCGCCAACGACGTCGGATATCTCAGCGCGTGCTCGTTCTTTCAGGCGCGGCGCACCGCTATCATCAATGCGCTCCTCTCATTCTCCGGCAGCCGCTTCGGCCGCGGACTCATACGTCCCGGCGGCGTTGTCCATGACATCGATGCGGCGGACACCGGAACGCTCGTCAGCATAATCGATTCGACGCTCGACGATGTCATCATGATGGGTGAAACGATGTTCGACTCCGCCGGCGTACGCTCGCGCTTCGAACGCACCGGCATTGTCACTAAAAGGACAGCCCATGCAGCAGGGCTTGTCGGTGTTGCCGCGAAGGCATCCGGCCTCCCGCGCGACATCCGTTCGGCACATCCGTTCGGCGCCTATCGCGAACGCCCGATACACGCGGTGACGCTCGACGGCGGGGATGTGTTCTCGCGCGGCTATATCCGATTCCTTGAGATACAGCAGTCCTCGCGATTCATCCGCGAAGCGCTCATGCATCTCCCCAGAGGAGATATCCTTTCCAAACCGCCATCGCTCGCACCGGACCGCATGACGATAGCGATGGTGGAAGGTGTACGCGGGGAGACGATACACGCCGTTATTACCGATGCACACGGCGCCTTTGCGCGGTATAAAGTGAAGGATGCATCGTTCAACAACTGGTTCGGTCTTGCGCTCGCTTTGCGCGGCGAGGGCGTATCCGATTTCCCGCTCTGCAATAAAAGCTTCGATCTATCATATTCCGGACATGATCTCTGAGGTGATGCCATGAGCCTTTTATCGATGCGCTTACGCCAGGGCTGCCAGTACATACCGGATGTCCGGAGAGCAGTGGTTCATCCGAAGTTCCGCGGATTCCCGATCATCGACGGCTCGAAATGCGATACTGCAGCATTGAAAGATGTCTGTCCTGCCGGAGCGATACGGATGGACCCGCTCTCCATCGACATGGGAAAATGCGTGTTCTGCGGTGACTGTGAGCGCGCCTGTCCGAATGCGATACACTTCTCGAATTTCCATAAGCTCGCCGCCGATTCGCGGGAAGGGCTCATCGTGAAGAGCGGCGCAACTCACGACACGTTCTACCCGAATGCCGTACGCGTACGCAAGGGCATCAAGCGGATATTCGGCAGATCGCTCAAACTGCGTTCAGTATCGGCGGGCGGCTGCAATGCCTGCGAGCTTGAGCTCAGCGCCTCGATGAACGTGAACTTCGACATAGGACGATTCGGCATCGATATCGTCGCATCCCCGCGTCATGCCGACGGCATCATCATAACCGGGCCCATCCCCGAGCATATGGCTTCCGCACTCGAAGACACCATGCGCGCCATACCCGAGCCGAAGATGATGATACTCTTCGGGTCATGCGCGATATCCGGCGGTGTATTCGCATCGTCAAAGGCGCTCGACCGCGAATTTATCGATAAAAACCCTATCGCCCTTTACGTATCCGGCTGCCCGGTGCATCCGCTTACCTTCGTCAACGGGATGCTCGATATGCTTGGCCGACTTTCCTGATCGCCTTCACCATATCCTCGATATCGTTCTCAGAGAAGGATTCATGTATCGGAAGCCGTATCGCCGTACGCAGCACCTCTTCCGCGATCGGGCACAGCCCCGCATCATACGAATAGCGCTTCCCGGCTATCACCTCCGCCGGCCACACACCCGGGAAAAAACTTTTCTCCCGAAACACCGGCTCGCAATAGATCGGCCGTGCGATATACCCCGCACCCGCGGGTACGCCCTCCGCGGTGAGCGCCGCGGAAAAGCGATCGCGACCGACGGCGAAGGAATCCGTATCGATGCGGAGCATGTAGAACCAGTATGATGAGAGCGCATGATCCTGAACGCGGTGCGTGTGTATCCCGTCGATATCGCGTATGCGTTCGGTGAGCAATGTCCCTAGGCGCCTGCGGCGCGTGATGATGCCGTCGAGTTTCGTGAGCTGACCCCGTCCAGCAGCGCTCTGCAGCTCCGATATGCGGTAGCACGGCGCGAGCGCGGTCATACGGACACCGCGCGCGTGGCGGTCGTAGCATTTATCGGCATAGTTCTGGTTCCGATAATACATCGCCTCGTCGTTCGTGAGGACAAATCCGCCGTCGCCCGTACCGATATGCTTAAACGCATTGAGCGAGAAGCAGCCCATGGCACCGATAGTCCCGACCTTTCTGCCGCAATAGACGGCATCGTATGACTGCGCGCAATCCTCGACGACCGGAATACTGTGCTCATCGGCTATCGCCATGATATCGTCCATCTCGCAGGGATTGCCGGCCAGATGCACGACGATTATCGCCTTTGTCCGCGGGGTTATGCATGCGCGTATCGATGCGGCGGTGATATTGTACGTATGCGCGTCGACATCGGCGAACACCGGTATGAGGTTCTGATAGAGAAGCCCTATAAGCGTTCCATAGTCGGTAACAGGCGATGTTATCACTTCATACCCCGGTTCGATGTTAAGCGATGCAACTGCCGTATGTATCGCCGCCGTACCCGATGATGTCATCGTGCAGAAGCGTGCACCGAAATGATCACTCGCCTCGCGGCAGAACGCCTTTGTCATCGTCCCCGACCAGTAGAACAGGTCCTGACTTTCAAGCGCTTCGTTCACCAGCACACGCTCCGCATCATCATATCGTCTGCCCGTGCTGAACGGCACAGTCCTCACTTTTGTACCGCCGTCTATGGCAAGTGTCGATACCGTTGTTGTCATCATAATGTTCCTCCGTGCTATTCGAGCATGATGGATATACGCAAGAACCGTGCCGTGCGCAGCGCCGCTATTCACCGCTCGATCGATGATGTTTTTCCACGATCGTCCATTGTCATGACATCTGCGCCAATGCAATGACACACCGGTGACCGATAATTGACGCCCCGCAGAGGGCCATGCATCGTTCTCCGTACGGGCATCTGCACGCAAGGGCAGTTTGCCTGAAAAGACACACAATTGCCGATTTATACATTGACGCAGTTCCAACGCTGTTCTATCCTTACTCTGTGGGGAATTGCACGGCAATTGCGCATGCAGTTTATCGACTTTTGACGGCAGCGTGAAAACAACATACACCTATGGCTTTTTCGTATCCCAAAAACAGACATGCGCGTGGTCGTATGCACCGCCGTGGAGTTCCCGTATGGGACAGTTCATCCGGATACTGACCGCGGGGATTGCGTCTCTGCTGGTGACCGCCCCCGCGTTCGGTCTTGATATTACGTGGAAGCAAACGTTGTGGCGCACGGCAGCTGCAACAGCCGTCGCAAGCAATACGGCGATCGAGCCATTCAGCACCCGCTATTCCGACGATAGCAGCCTCTACTTCTGCTGCCCGGACTGGCGTACCAACGGCAGTGTCATCCTCAGACCGCTTGTCAATTATTGGCCGTCGTACATCGCAAGCTCGGGGGATTTCAGTTCGTACGGCTGGAACGACTGGTACCAGAACTACCTCAGTTACTCCCGATACTTCGATGCAACAACGTCAGTGGACGGAGCGGGATGCTATAAGCTGGGCATTGAATCGACGAATACTACTTCTGCTATTCAGGCACACCGGAATAAAGACAACAGGAACACGCATGCAACGATGACGCATGAGTCGAACGCATTCTTCATGTTCTATTCGAAATCGGTCAACCCGCCCGGCGCACCGACGCCCGCGAACCTGAGCCTCTCGGTCATTATATGCCAGGGCGAATTCGCCTACAAAGGGCATACCGTATACGGGTTCGACAACGCATCCCCTTCATGGACCGATTGGGGGATGAATTGCGGTCAGTTCAATTACAATACGAACAGTCTGCGATTGCTTCCTCTCACCAATGTCGACGGCTGGTTTTATGCATCGAACTACATCGGCGCCTATCTGAACGTCAATTCCTTTTTCAATCGAACGGGCGCAGCGTTCGGCGTACCGATATCGAACACCTTCTGGGTGGATGAACCCATATTCGCCTATGACCTCGCCCCGAGCGGCTCGTTCATTTCATCACCGATAGAAGTTGCCTCATCGTATACCACGAACAACACGAACCATGTATTCCGCTGCATAAAATCGCTTGCCTTTTCGGGGATACAAGGGCTGTATTGTACGAACGGCATCGGGTTCACGAAGATAACGAACACGAATGCGAACTATTATGCCAACGTGCTCATAAAACTGCAGGTCCGCGGCGGCGATTCGCTCGCCGACCTGGCATCGCAGCCGTGGGTTGGCCCTTCAGGTGCAGGCACGTATTTTACGAATACGCCGGGGGCGTCGAATATATCATCGCTTGCGGGGCTGAAAACGAACGGTTCCTATTTCCAGTATCGCGTCGAATTCGAATCGGCCATGCAGGGGGTAACACCGCTGCTCACCAATGTTGCGCTGACTTTCGATTACAAGCCGCTCGCGACGGCGATCTTCACGAACCCCGCACCCGCAGCATGGCTCACGAACGGAACCTTTATTATCGCCGGCAGGACATACCCCCCCAACAATGTTTTCGTCTATTTCAGCACCAACGGCATCAGTTTCAATCTCGCCAATACGAACGTTGCCGGTGCATGGTGGACGAATCTCTCACTTGCGTCCATAAGCGGCGGTGTAACGCTCACTACCGTAGCGAGCAATAGTTCCATCGCCGATATGATAACGAACACGCAGGTGGTCAATATCGACACGACGGCGCCGGCCGCGGGGATAACGAACCTGACCGCAGGAGCTGTCGTAGCGAACCCGCCATTCCCGTTCTACTTCGCATTCACCGGAACGAATGCCGATCCCGAATCCGGCATCGCCGTCACACGCTGTATCATCACGAATACGTCCGGTGCGGTAACGAACGTCCCGGCAACGGTCACCGGCGGGGGATTCGCCTGCAATTGGAATTCGCAGACCGTACCTGTCGGCAATTACTTCATCTACGTCGTTACGACGAACACTGCGGGTAATTTCCGTGAATCGCCAAGCATACCGTTCACGGTCGCCGCACAGCCGCCCGCGTATACCTCACAGACGAATCTCGCCAATGCGGTCGCGATTTACAGCCCCTATCGCGGAGTCGGACCCGGCATTGTGTTCGCCAACCTGGAGCCGACCACCACGGTAACGATATTCACCATGTCCGGAAAAAAGCTCAAGGAACTCCGGCCCCCGGAAACCGGCGGCGAGGGATGGCTCTTATGGGACTTGACGACATTGGATAATAGGCGTGCATCGCGCGGGGTCTACGTATGTGTGCTCGCCTTCCGCAGGGAAACACGCACCATGAAGGTAATGATAAGCAGATGAGGATACAACACTGCAGCATGATCATAGCGGTCACGCTCTCCCTTCAGGCGCAGACGATAAGCTCGTTCGATGTGCTCAACATCGGCATCGGCGGCGCGGCGGCGGCGGTCGGGCAGACGGCTGCGGCCGATACGGGATCGGCGGAGGGTGTGTTCTACAACCCCGCAACGCTCGGCTCGCTTGAAGGGGACTTGGCACTGCTCGGATCGTTCAATCCGTATCTCGGCATGGCGCTCTGGAGCGGCGCCGTCGCATGGCGCATCCCGGGCGTCATGACCCTCGCGGCCTCCGGTTTCGGTCTTGTGTTCACCGAGCCCATCATCGGCGACATCCTCTATTCCGGTGACACGGGGCGCGCCCTTCCCTCCGGCGACTATGTGTTCTCCGGCCACGCGGCATTCCCCCTCGGGTCCTATCTCAAACTGCCGTTCCTCCTCGATGCGGGCGTCAGCGTCCGCTATGCGATGGAAACGCTCGATGACGTGAGCATTTCCGGCATCATGGCGGATGCAGGACTTGTCATCGCCTTCACCAATCTCGCGGAGAAACACAGCATCGCCATCGGCGCGTACGGGCGCAATCTCGGCGTCGGCCTTACGAGCGGCATCATACTTCCCTCAGCGGTGACCGCCGGGTTGAAATACCACGGGAAGATCGGCAAAGCGTTCGGCGTGAAAGCAATGTTCGATGCGAACATCTTCTTCAACGACGCACCGAAATTCGATCTCGGCGCCGAGTTCGATATCTTCAACGTCGCGTTCATTCGGAGCGGCTACATGTTCGGCTACGATGCGCGGGGCTTCACCATCGGTGCCGGGGCGCGCATCGCCATCGATACGATGAAATTCCGATTCGACTATTCGTTCGTCCCGCTCGGCGACCTCGGCATGCATCACGCGCTCGAGCTCACGGTCATGTTCGGCAGCGGCGCACCGGCGCCGGTCGTTAATGACGGGCGCGCTCAATTCGAACAGGGCGAAGCCTTCCTCAGGGAGGCGCGCTATCGTGATGCGGCGGACAGCTTCGCTTCCATTTCCCCGAATTCGCCCTACTACAAGGCAGCGCTCGAGAAGTTGGCGGTAGCGGAATCGCAGCTCGCGGCGCAGGACCGGTCGAAGGTGACGGCAAAGGCAACGCCGGCAAAAAGCGATGAGGATATCTATATCGAAGCGATATCGTACGCGAAAGCGAAGGATTATCGCAAGGCGATAGAGCTCTGGAAAAGGATACAGCCCGGGTCGGAACTCTATGAGCGCGCGCAGGCGAACATTCAAAAGGCGATAGAACGCTCCGCACAGGAATAATTGAACGCCGAATAAACGCCGCCGAAGCGGCTATTTGACACCCGTGACAGTAATGACATATAATGACCGCCATGAAGGTCATCGTCATCGGAAACTATCAGATCGATCTTGAGCGCGAGATACAGAAGCGCTGGACATGGGAACCCTCTACCGCAAAGGCATCCGAGCTCTTCATGAAGGAGACCTTCGATGTCGTCGTCGTGGGGCTTCATATCGGTCCGCCCGACGGCATCGCGATACTTGAGCTCGTCAAGAGGGGATCGCCCGGCACCATTGTCATCATCACCACGATGGACAAGGACCCGAAAGCGATGATGCACTGCTATGAAAAGGGCGCTGACGGTTTTCTTTTCGAGCCGCTCCCTATCGATGAACTTGAGTTCACCATCAGGCGATATATGCTCGAGAAGGAACGCCGGGAGGAGCTTGAACGCTACCGCTCAACCGAGCTCCCCGCCGAGATAGATGATGTGCTCGTGGGCAGCAGCATCGTCATCGGCCGGGTGAAGAACGCCATTCTGCAGTATGCCGCGTCGAGCTCGACCGTGCTCATTCGCGGCGAAAGCGGCACCGGCAAGGGCATTGCCGCACGGCTGCTCCATGCCTATTCACCGAATAAGGAGGGGCCGTTCATCCATGTCAACTGCACGGCGATACCGGAATCGCTCATGGAAAGCGAGCTCTTCGGCCATGAGAAAGGCGCGTTCACGAACGCGGTGGCGCAGAAACCGGGACTCTTCGAACTGGCCTCCGGCGGCACGCTTTTCCTTGATGAAATAGGCGAGCTCCCGCTTGCCATGCAGGTGAAACTGCTCACGGTGCTCGAAGAGAAATATATCCGACGCATCGGCGGCACACGCAACATACCGATACAGGTCCGGATATGCGCGGCAACGAACAAGGACATGGAAAAAGCGATACGCGACCGCGAGTTCCGCGACGACCTGTACTATCGCCTCAATGTGCTTACGCTGGATATACCGCCGCTCCGCGAGCGTGCGGACGATATCCCCGCCATCGCCGATAGAATGCTCACCGCCCTTGCAAAAGATCAGAACAAGCGCATCGACGGCTTCAGCAGTGCGGCACTCGCAGCATTGCGCGCGTATCCCTGGCCGGGTAATGTGCGGGAATTGAAGAACGTCATCGAGCGTGCGCTCATACATACCGCCGGGCGCATCGTCGAGGAAGCGAGCATCGTCCTCAATGGATCGCCGGACTTCCCGGCGGGGCCGGAGCCCTCCGGCACAGCGAATGCGCTCTCATCATCCGGCGTCATTACGCTCGCCGAGGTCGCCGAAAAAGGGATGAACACCGTACTTGAGAATTTCGAGCGCATGCTCATCCATGGTGCGCTTGAAAAGCACGACGGGAATCAGAGCGCGGCAGCACGCCTCCTCGGGATAAAACGGACCACGCTCGTTCAGAAAATGAAAAAACTCGGCATATGAAACCGTATCTATTCGCCGATGCAGTAAAGCCTGCTCACCCCTTTCTCGTTCGCACATCGTATATACATGCGCGCGCCATCGCATACCGGCGTTGAACGGAACGGGTCTATCGCCGCACGGGCCAATTCCTTATACTCTCGTCCTGGTGCGAGTATCGCCGATCGCCCGTTCTCGCTGCTCACGATGACGACATTCCCGGCGATGACGGGCGATGGGAATATCGTCGCACCCATGCCGCTCAATTTCTGTTCATAGCATTTCTCGCCGGTAGCGGCGTCGAGCACAGTGAACACCGATGTCTGATTGATGATATACATGAGCCCGTCATGGATGAGAGGCGTGGCATAGTAACGCTCTTTTGCCACGCCGGTCTGCCAAAGCTTGACCGGGGTAATGACACCGGCGTTCACTTCGATGGAGAATGCCGCGGCATGATCGGCGCTTGCGACATAAACGATATTCCCGATCGCGAGCGGCGATCCGAATTCCGAGCGCAGTCCGTTCGTCGAGAGCGTCTTTCCGTCAAGCGCGGATACTATCTCTCCGCCGTCGGTAAAGAGGACATCGATACCGCCCGTACGAACGACAGCGGGCGTTCCCCAGTAATGCACATGCGGGGAGCGCCACTTCACCGCGCCGCTCGACAGATCGAGTGCGAACATATTCGTGAACTGCACGATGAGCGACCCGCCGGCAATGACCGGCGAACCCGACTGTCCCCATTCATTCACGGTTTTATCTATGAGACGTATCCAGCGCTGAACGCCGTCGAGCGTGAACGATGCCCCAACCCCGGAGCCGAAGAGGATATAGATGTTCGTACCGTCAAAAGCCGGGGTATTCGAGGTGTAGCCGTTCGCCGGATGTGCTTCCGGCATCCGGTATTTCGCCGCGAGCGGGAATCCATCGAGATTCGCCTTGCAGGCCGCTATCTTTTCATTGAGCGCCGGTATCTCGGAGCGCGCATCGGCAAGGGCTTTTTTCTTCTCTTCATCATCGGGGTTCGCCTTTGCCGCCTTGTCCTTGGCTATTATCTCCTGCCGCTTCTTTGCAAGCGCACGGGTAAGCGCTTTCAGTTCCTTCTCGAACGGCTCCGCCCCGGCGCGGTCTTCGGGGAGTTTCTCCCGCTCTTCGGCCGTCATGATGCCGTCATATGACGCGCTTTTCTGCCAGAGAATTTTCCCATCCTTGCCGATACACAGTACGATGTCCGGTTCCGCGGTGACGATGATCTTCTCTCCGATGATAAGCGGCGTACCATTGCTCCATTTCGGCATTTCCGATGACCACACCACGCGATTGGAAGCGCTCCATTCTGTCTGCGGCGAGGCCGATGAGAAATTACCACCTTGTCTCCGCCAATCAATAGTGGCGGCAGTAAGCGAAGACATGACAACTAGTGACAGAATGACGGTTACATTTTTCATGCAGGCTCCGTTCATACAGATCGAATGATGAATATGGGGAAGTATACCCGATGAACAGGCATCGTCAAGCATATCCTTCCCGTATCCTTCCCGTATCCTTCCCGAATTCATCACGTAAGAAAAATGCAACCACAGAGAAAGAGCAGAAGAACACAGAGAAATAGCGGGTACTGGTTTTTACTCAATTGATTATTTTTATTCCCTTTCTTTAATTCCCTCTCCGCGTTTTCTCTGTGACCTCGGTGGTTTTTCTTTCCCTATATGTGAAGATTTGTGTCTTCGCGGTCATTCCTATCGCTTTTATTCGTCATAACAATGACATGCTGTCAACGGAATGACATAGCCACCCCTAATTCCCCTATGAAATCGATGATATTTCTGGCACGGCAGTTGCATGTATCCATACAACGATTAGTTCGGAGGATCGATATGATAACCGCAACAAACACTGCATTGGCCATCAACGGCGGCGAAAAGGCCGTTACCATCAACGATATGGACACGTTCCATTGGCCGATCATCACCAATGAGGATGAAGAGGCGGTGCTCGCCGTACTGCGCCGAGGGGCGATGAGCGGCACCGATGTTACCGAACTCTTCGAAAAGGAATTCGCCGCATGGCAGGGTTGCTCGTACGCGCTCGGCTGCAACAATGGCACGGCGGCGCTCCATTCCGCGATGTGGGCCTGTGGCGTAACGCACGGCACGGAAATAATCGCACCATCAGTGACATACTGGGCTACCGCGCTCCCCGCGCTCAATCTCGGCGCGTCCATCAATTTCGCCGATATCGATCCGGACACCTTCACGATAGACCCCGATGATATCGAACATCGAATAACGAAGAACACGCGTGCGATAGTCGTTGTTCATCTCTATGGCTATGCCGCCGACATGGATCCCATCATGGCAATAGCGAAGAAATACAATCTCAAAGTGATAGAGGATGTAAGCCATGCGCACGGCGCTCTGTACAAAGGGCGTAAAGTCGGCACCATCGGCGATGCGGGCGCAATGTCCATGATGAGCGGCAAATGCTTCGCCATCGGCGAGGGCGGCATGCTCGTCACCAACAACCGCCTCATCTACGAGCGGGCCGTCGCCTTCGGTCATTATGAACGCACCGGCGCAAGCCGCTACTCGAATGCGGCGCGCGCCATCACGGACGAGTCGCTCCTTCCGTTTGCGGGACTTCCCATGGGCGGCTTCAAGTACCGCATGCATCAGTTATCCGCGGCGGTCGGTCGTGTTCAGCTGAAACATTATGATGACCGAATGCAGGGCATACAGGGTGCAATGAACTATTTCTGGGAGAGGATCAAGGATGTGCCGGGTGTCATAGAACATCGTGTGCAGTACGAAAGATCCACCATGGGCGGGTGGTATCTCCCCGCTGCAGGGTATTGCGCCGATGATCTCGGCGGACTTACCGTCGAAAGATTCTGCGCCGCGCTCACCGCCGAAGGGGTCAAAGGTGTCTCCCCCGGTGTGAACAAGGCGCTCCATACGCATGCGCTTTTCCATTCCGCCGATATCTACGGCGACGGGAAGCCCACCATGTGCGCGAACACGGACCGCGATATACGTGAGGGTGCCGGCACATTACCGGTCGCCGAGAACATAGGGGCACGGGCGATGTTCATACCGTGGTTCAAGAAATGCGATACGACCGTGATCGATCAGTATGTGTCGGCGTTCAGGAAGGTCGCATCGAACTATCGTGAACTTCTCTAAATCAAGGATGAATTTCATGCTTGACTGCTTCGCGAACGACGGTATACTTTATGAATGCGCGATGGCACGTCGATCCGCGGATGGGATCTATCTGCAAAGGAGCTGCTGAATGAGAACAATTCCCGCTGTATTCTTTTGTCTCGCCCTTATCTGCCATGCATCAGGAACGGTCAACATGATGGAAAACCCCGGTGCGGAAGATGGAACGCCGAGTGCGTCCTATCCGTATAAGAATTTGAATGCCGGCAGCGTTTGTGCCGATCTCTTCCCGGATGGTTGGGGTTTTTATAATGGCGCAGGGGTAATGGTCTGCGGCGCTACATCAAAGGAAGCACATACAGGAAAGAACAGCTTTTTCATGGAATGGAAAGAAGGCGTTCTGACCAACAGCGATATTCTGCTTGCCCGAACCGACGGATATGACGGCAGCAATGCAATGCCCGCGATGGAAGGGAGTTATTACTTTTCGTTCTACGCGAAAGGAAATATCCCGACATGTTCACTAAGGGTTTTCACGTGGAAAAACAGCACGAACACGAAAGAACGCGGGGGATTCCTCACTCCTATCCTCATTCCTTCTGTCGTCGCTGCGTCCGCGGAATGGGCATACTATGAAGGGTTCTTCCGTATCGGTCCGGGTATACGATCGTTCGCGATCGGCGTGCATCTCGGTCCGACGCCCGGACTGATGAATGGTCACGCCCTCTATGTGGATGATGTCGTCGTCGCACCCGTATCCGATGCCGAGCTTCCCGCACTGCGGGCTCGTCTCACCGTCGGCATGCCCCTGCCGAAGAATGTGGTCCCGGGACCTCCCGCGAATGCCGGTTATCGCCTGGTCTTCAGTGATGAATTCAACGGACCTGCTGGCCCTCCCGACCCTGCACATTGGACGCCGTGGGCGCTCGGTCCCCGCAGAGATGCGGTGAATGTCACGGATGCCGCACAGCTTGATGGCAAAGGGAATCTCGTTATAACGACGGAACTGAAGGACGGGAAATTCACGACCGGCGGGGTTACCGGCATCGATAAACGATCGTTCACCCGGGGATATTTCGAGATACGCTGCCGTGTTCAGACGCAGGTCGGTCATTGGTCGGCATTCTGGCTGCAGGCACAGAAAGGCGACTGGTCCATCGCTCCCGAGAAAGGGGGTGTTGAACTCGACGTCATGGAATATATCGCGAGCCCGAAATATGAGAACACGGCTATGCACACGATACACTGGGGAGGGTATGGGGATAAACATCAGCAGGTGAACCGGCAGAAGAAATTATTCGGTCTCGGTAAAGGATATCATCTTTTCGCTATGGAATGGACACGCAACGGTTATGTGTTCTATACAGACGGCATGGAAACAGGTCGCATCGATGGCCCGGTATCGGAGGTGCCGCAATATCTCCTGCTTACCATGGAAGTAGGGACCTGGGCGGAGAAGATACAGGAGGCCGTTTTGCCGGACTCTTTCATGATTGACTACATCCGCGTCTGGCAGAAACCGGAAGATATTGCAGGTTCACCACAATGATCATCGACGCACATAATCACCCCGACTGGCACGGTCATGGCCTCGCCAAATTCCTCGCGAACATGGAAGCGAACCATATCGATATGACATGGCTTCTCTCCTGGGAATGTCCCGCTGACGAATGGGACCCCTCGTTCACGCAGGCCCTCGGGCTTGTCGACAGCGAGAACGGCCCGATACCGTTCTCGCGCTGCGTATCGTATGCGGAACACGCACCGGGAAAATTCATACTCGGTCATGCGCCCGACCCGCGAAGGCCCGACGCGATAGACCGGCTTGCCTCGGCCATCGACATGCACGGCGTGCGGGTGTGCGGCGAACTGAAGCTCCGCATGATGTACGACAACTTCGACGCGATACGCCTTTTCAAATTC
Protein-coding regions in this window:
- a CDS encoding 4Fe-4S binding protein, which produces MSLLSMRLRQGCQYIPDVRRAVVHPKFRGFPIIDGSKCDTAALKDVCPAGAIRMDPLSIDMGKCVFCGDCERACPNAIHFSNFHKLAADSREGLIVKSGATHDTFYPNAVRVRKGIKRIFGRSLKLRSVSAGGCNACELELSASMNVNFDIGRFGIDIVASPRHADGIIITGPIPEHMASALEDTMRAIPEPKMMILFGSCAISGGVFASSKALDREFIDKNPIALYVSGCPVHPLTFVNGMLDMLGRLS
- a CDS encoding hydrogenase; its protein translation is IPERGDEMTANWLTTANARSFRTGDVPSPVFSELRGDIMKKIRGGMRVVLFFGTRHADDVTLYVVLAEDDTSELLVSSSRFPAGDEYQSLTPDVPSFHLFEREFWEDTGIRPVGHPWLKPVRSGIDTQTRMGDHPFFSMDGREVHEVAVGPVHAGVIEPGHFRFQCTGETVHHLEIALGYQHRGVESLFLQGDALGKTALAESITYDAVAHASCYAHAVEALAACDTPDRALAIRAVALEMERVGVHIGNLSALANDVGYLSACSFFQARRTAIINALLSFSGSRFGRGLIRPGGVVHDIDAADTGTLVSIIDSTLDDVIMMGETMFDSAGVRSRFERTGIVTKRTAHAAGLVGVAAKASGLPRDIRSAHPFGAYRERPIHAVTLDGGDVFSRGYIRFLEIQQSSRFIREALMHLPRGDILSKPPSLAPDRMTIAMVEGVRGETIHAVITDAHGAFARYKVKDASFNNWFGLALALRGEGVSDFPLCNKSFDLSYSGHDL
- a CDS encoding DegT/DnrJ/EryC1/StrS family aminotransferase — its product is MMTTTVSTLAIDGGTKVRTVPFSTGRRYDDAERVLVNEALESQDLFYWSGTMTKAFCREASDHFGARFCTMTSSGTAAIHTAVASLNIEPGYEVITSPVTDYGTLIGLLYQNLIPVFADVDAHTYNITAASIRACITPRTKAIIVVHLAGNPCEMDDIMAIADEHSIPVVEDCAQSYDAVYCGRKVGTIGAMGCFSLNAFKHIGTGDGGFVLTNDEAMYYRNQNYADKCYDRHARGVRMTALAPCYRISELQSAAGRGQLTKLDGIITRRRRLGTLLTERIRDIDGIHTHRVQDHALSSYWFYMLRIDTDSFAVGRDRFSAALTAEGVPAGAGYIARPIYCEPVFREKSFFPGVWPAEVIAGKRYSYDAGLCPIAEEVLRTAIRLPIHESFSENDIEDMVKAIRKVGQAYRASR
- a CDS encoding sigma-54 dependent transcriptional regulator; the protein is MTAMKVIVIGNYQIDLEREIQKRWTWEPSTAKASELFMKETFDVVVVGLHIGPPDGIAILELVKRGSPGTIVIITTMDKDPKAMMHCYEKGADGFLFEPLPIDELEFTIRRYMLEKERREELERYRSTELPAEIDDVLVGSSIVIGRVKNAILQYAASSSTVLIRGESGTGKGIAARLLHAYSPNKEGPFIHVNCTAIPESLMESELFGHEKGAFTNAVAQKPGLFELASGGTLFLDEIGELPLAMQVKLLTVLEEKYIRRIGGTRNIPIQVRICAATNKDMEKAIRDREFRDDLYYRLNVLTLDIPPLRERADDIPAIADRMLTALAKDQNKRIDGFSSAALAALRAYPWPGNVRELKNVIERALIHTAGRIVEEASIVLNGSPDFPAGPEPSGTANALSSSGVITLAEVAEKGMNTVLENFERMLIHGALEKHDGNQSAAARLLGIKRTTLVQKMKKLGI